In one Elusimicrobiales bacterium genomic region, the following are encoded:
- the glgC gene encoding glucose-1-phosphate adenylyltransferase, whose product MKVLGIVMAGGKGERLYPLTKERSKPAVPFGGKYRIIDFVLSNFVNSGVFSSYLLVQYMSQSLIEYVRMSWRLSGITNDQFITIVPPQMRLGEMWYRGTADAVRQNLNIISDFKPDILAIFGADHVYRCDVRQMIDFHVANNADVTIAALTVPIKQASAFGTIMTDSKGRVTGFEEKPANPKPIPGNPGCVYASMGNYIFNYNSLVKIFHEEHAEMPGLDFGKSILPAICKRYRVFAWNFHSQTLPGIKSYEEKGYWRDVGTIQSYWQTNMDLLGEKPRLDLSNRSWQIHSASYNSPPAKFIGADVRDSMISDGCIIDNASIHHSILGRGVTVHEKCVIEDCIIMDACEIRPGTRLKKVIVDRFNTLGPKISIGHDPDEDAQHHYIDPSGIAVIPRGRTLI is encoded by the coding sequence ATGAAAGTTCTGGGAATTGTGATGGCGGGCGGCAAGGGCGAGCGGCTGTACCCGCTCACCAAGGAACGTTCCAAGCCGGCGGTGCCCTTCGGCGGAAAGTACAGAATCATAGATTTCGTCCTTTCCAATTTCGTCAACTCGGGCGTGTTCTCCTCCTACCTGCTGGTGCAGTACATGTCGCAGTCGCTTATTGAATATGTGCGCATGAGTTGGAGGCTAAGCGGTATCACCAACGACCAGTTCATCACCATAGTGCCGCCGCAAATGCGGCTGGGCGAGATGTGGTACCGCGGCACAGCCGACGCCGTGCGCCAGAACCTCAACATAATAAGCGACTTCAAGCCCGACATCCTGGCCATATTCGGCGCCGACCACGTCTACCGCTGCGACGTGCGCCAGATGATAGATTTCCACGTCGCCAACAACGCCGACGTGACAATAGCCGCGCTGACGGTGCCGATAAAACAGGCCAGCGCCTTCGGCACCATAATGACGGATTCAAAAGGCCGCGTTACCGGCTTCGAGGAAAAGCCTGCCAACCCGAAACCCATTCCCGGCAATCCGGGCTGCGTGTACGCCTCCATGGGCAATTATATTTTCAACTACAACTCGCTGGTGAAAATATTTCACGAGGAACATGCCGAAATGCCGGGGCTTGATTTCGGCAAGAGCATTCTGCCGGCGATATGCAAGCGCTACCGCGTATTCGCGTGGAATTTCCATTCGCAGACGCTGCCCGGCATAAAATCCTACGAGGAAAAAGGCTACTGGCGCGACGTGGGGACCATACAGAGCTACTGGCAGACCAACATGGACCTCCTGGGCGAAAAGCCCAGGCTGGACCTTAGCAACCGCAGCTGGCAGATACATTCGGCCAGCTACAATTCCCCGCCGGCGAAATTCATAGGCGCCGACGTGCGCGATTCCATGATAAGCGACGGCTGCATCATAGACAACGCCTCCATACACCACAGCATACTGGGCCGCGGCGTAACGGTGCACGAGAAATGCGTCATTGAGGACTGCATCATAATGGACGCCTGCGAAATCCGCCCCGGCACCCGCCTCAAGAAGGTGATAGTGGACCGCTTCAACACGCTGGGCCCCAAAATCTCCATAGGCCACGACCCGGACGAGGACGCGCAGCACCATTACATAGACCCCTCCGGCATAGCCGTAATCCCCAGGGGCCGCACGCTGATCTGA
- a CDS encoding PhoH family protein has translation MVTKKIRLEDSAQALAVLGAQDSRLRQLERELRVGIFVRHDPDGQAVELSVRGSVSRVDKALSRIRAAAQQPPPRQPSPREEEAACRRPAVPRSPRQKRYLEAIFEHDLVIATGPAGTGKTYLAVAAALRALELNLAERIILTRPIVEAGEKLGFLPGDLYEKVHPYLRPLYDAFYAMLGPERLRAWRDDGVVEIVPLAYMRGRTLENAFIILDEAQNTAPEQMKMFLTRMGLNSKMVITGDTSQTDLRDKSQSGLLHAMQVLRKIPAVGFVRFSSEDVVRHPLVREIVDAYDKWEKAKK, from the coding sequence ATGGTTACCAAAAAAATCAGGCTGGAGGATTCGGCGCAGGCGCTGGCCGTGCTGGGCGCGCAGGACAGCAGGCTGCGCCAGCTGGAGCGCGAACTGCGCGTGGGCATTTTCGTCCGCCACGACCCGGACGGGCAGGCTGTGGAGTTGTCGGTGCGGGGCAGTGTTTCCAGAGTGGACAAGGCGCTCTCGCGCATAAGGGCCGCCGCGCAGCAGCCGCCGCCGCGCCAGCCCTCCCCGCGGGAGGAAGAGGCCGCCTGCCGCAGGCCCGCCGTTCCGCGCTCGCCGCGGCAGAAGCGGTATCTGGAGGCGATTTTCGAGCATGACCTGGTAATCGCCACCGGCCCGGCGGGAACCGGCAAGACCTATCTGGCCGTGGCCGCCGCGCTGCGCGCGCTGGAGCTGAACCTGGCCGAGCGTATTATCCTCACCCGCCCCATAGTGGAAGCGGGGGAGAAGCTGGGCTTTCTGCCCGGCGACCTCTACGAGAAGGTGCATCCCTATCTGCGCCCGCTCTACGACGCTTTTTACGCCATGCTGGGGCCGGAGCGGCTGCGCGCCTGGCGCGATGACGGCGTGGTGGAGATAGTGCCGCTGGCCTACATGCGCGGGCGCACGTTGGAAAACGCTTTCATAATTCTGGACGAGGCGCAGAACACCGCGCCCGAGCAGATGAAAATGTTCCTGACCCGCATGGGCCTCAACTCCAAAATGGTCATCACCGGCGATACCAGCCAGACGGATTTGCGCGACAAGTCGCAGAGCGGGCTGCTGCACGCCATGCAGGTGCTGCGCAAAATCCCGGCGGTGGGATTTGTTCGGTTTTCAAGCGAGGACGTGGTGCGCCATCCTCTGGTGCGCGAGATAGTGGACGCCTACGACAAATGGGAAAAAGCGAAAAAATAA
- the ybeY gene encoding rRNA maturation RNase YbeY: protein MGKSEKITGRAKRVGVFYEAAVPRGSRPPQAILKKAVSRALGKTGGAVCVIFVDGTRIRRLNRRWLKKNRLTDVIAFSYPAAPGAPLGDIFVCAEQAARQAARLGHSLKKELLILAAHGALHLAGMDDDTAARRADMNAAALKILEDL from the coding sequence ATGGGAAAAAGCGAAAAAATAACGGGCCGCGCAAAGCGGGTGGGCGTTTTTTACGAGGCCGCCGTCCCGCGCGGAAGCAGGCCGCCGCAGGCGATACTGAAAAAAGCGGTTTCCCGCGCGCTGGGCAAAACCGGCGGCGCCGTGTGCGTGATTTTTGTGGACGGAACACGCATCAGGCGGCTCAACCGCCGCTGGCTGAAAAAAAACCGGCTGACCGATGTGATAGCCTTTTCCTATCCCGCCGCGCCGGGCGCGCCGCTTGGCGATATTTTCGTATGCGCGGAGCAGGCCGCGCGCCAGGCCGCGCGGCTGGGCCATAGCCTGAAAAAAGAGCTTTTGATTCTGGCGGCGCACGGCGCGCTGCACCTTGCCGGCATGGACGACGACACCGCCGCCCGCCGCGCGGACATGAACGCCGCCGCACTTAAAATTCTGGAGGATTTATGA